DNA from Choloepus didactylus isolate mChoDid1 chromosome Y, mChoDid1.pri, whole genome shotgun sequence:
TCGAGCTCGCCGCCGCCCTGCGCGACCTGGGCCAGCCGGCCGCCGCCGCGAGACACTTCCAGCGAGCCGCCCAGTTCCAGTTGCCCCAGCTGCCTCTGGCCGTGCTGCAGGCGCTCGGCGAGGCCGCCTCCTGCCAGCTGCTGGCCCGCGACTACAGTGGGGCCTTGGCGGTCTTTACGCACATGCAGCGCCTCGCGCGGGAGCACGGCAGCCACcccctgccgccgccgccgccccagCCTCCAGGACGGCAGCCGGGACCCGGCGCGGCGTCCGCGCTGCCGGGCTTGCTGCCCCCTAATGCCGTCCCCGGAGCGCCTGCTTCCGCGGCGCTAGGCGCCTTCTCGGACGTGCTGGTCCGCTGCGAGGTGTCCCGcgtgctgctgctgctcctcctgCAACCACCGCCCGCCAGACTGCTGCCCGAGCATGTCCAGACCCTGGAGAAGTACTCCTGGGAGGCTTTTGACAGCCACGGGCAGGAGGGCAGTGGCCAGCTTCCCGAGGAGCTCTTTCTGCTGTTCCAGTCTTTGGTCATGGCGACGCACgaaaaggacacagaagccatCAAGTCGTTGCAGGTGGAGATGTGGCCGCTGTTGAGTGCTGAACAGAATCATCTTCTTCACCTCGTTCTGCAAGAAACCATCTCCCCCTCTGGACAGGGAATCTGACCAAATCACATTAACCCAGTGACTTTTTTCCTGTTGTCAAACCTGATGCATGCTCCTTTGCATTTAGGGGAGAACAAAAGACATTGATCCTCATTCTACAGTTATGTTATGTTACATTGTCATCATAGGAATAAGGGTCTCTATCCCAAATGCTTATTTCCAGAATAGTAGgagaacaataaaaatttttatttttattaggttGGAGTTAGAGGACGTGGTCCTCTTCCCAAAACCTGGCAACATAAAAATGAGAATCCCTTTCATCCTCTACCCAACTGCCCCTGCCCATCTTTGTTTAATAGGGGGTGTTTTATTTTGCTTAGCTCTTTAAATACTAATACTTGGGCTATATGGTTTTATTGTGACTCTTGATTTCAGAAAAGGGTTAACCTATTTTCTTTATGGCTGTAGATTgagaaattctaaataaaatgttagCAAATTGGATCTAGCtaagtttttaattattaatatataactGGAGGAGGTTTTTCCAGAAATGTAGCACACTGGTGTGCTGGAGCTCGCTTGTGCTGGCTTGTGAGAGCTGACTGCACATCTCTTCCCACCTCTGCATTCAGTGACAGCCCAtcagtagcttgaaatcagccatgatgGGAGTATGTATGCTATGGAAATCAGCAAACACTACAAATTAATGATTTTCTCCCTAATTgctctgtggtaggttgaattatgtacctgagaaaaacatgtttttaatcgtaatccattcctgtgagtgtgaactcttgtaagtaggaccttctaaagatgttacttttagctaaggtgtggccaactgaatctggaagggtcttaatcctattactggaggctttagaGACAAGTTCACAGGGACAAAGGCACCAGGGAGAAGAAGCTtagaagtcaaaggaacccaggAGAGAGAAGATGCTACCATATGCATTGACGTGTGATGAAAAAGCCAAGGGCCAAAGAATCACCAGGAGTGAGGCCCAGAGTGCCGGTGTTCcaggaaaaagcatcaccttgctgacatctCAGTTTTGAATTtctgctagcctcaaaaccaataattccccattgttaagccaacccattgtacggtATTTGTCGTTAAAACTGAAATGTGCCTTCCCGTTTGCCTCCGAATTGATTGTTAAATATTTGCCAGCACAAAGTATAACATGACAATAGGAAAGAAATGTGATCATAGCAAAGAGGCTGAAagagcatttgataaaattcagcaaccattccaaacaaaataaaaataaaaggaaacttcataAATATGATAAATTTGCTTGAAACTAACTgaacattatatttaattatgaaatatggGATGTGTTACCATCAAAGTCAGGAACAAAATAGGTTTacttgtgttttatatatatatatattctcacaAGAGCATTTAGGATGATTCCTATGTTCTGTTTACTAGGTCTTGTCACAGTGTCATCAGTGTAATGGATTGGCATGGTATTCTGTTGGATGTCAGGATGTTTGAATTCCTTGGGTCTATTTATGACAAAGAACAAGGGAACTGGCATCTCCCTGAGGCATGAACATTAAAATTAGTACCCTTGTTCCTGCCTTGTACATACAAACTTAATGATTTTGCTTATCAATGGGAAcgaagaaaaaagcattttccatgtCAATAGTTCCATATCAGTTGCCCTGGGCTGTGTTAATTTGTTCAGAGAAGATACATATCTGGAATCGCAGTTGTTTTTGGTAGCACATCCTGATTAAATTGGTGATACAGGCTAAGTAGATTCAGGGGGAAT
Protein-coding regions in this window:
- the LOC119524051 gene encoding 40-kDa huntingtin-associated protein-like; this translates as MAAAGAGLGAGAVLGPDAGDFLARYRLVSNKLKKRFLRKPNVAEAGEQFAQLGRELRAQECLPYAAWCQLAVARCQQALFHGPGEALALTEAARLFLLQERDARQRLACPAAYGEPLQAAASALRAAVRLHLELGQPAAAAGLCLELAAALRDLGQPAAAARHFQRAAQFQLPQLPLAVLQALGEAASCQLLARDYSGALAVFTHMQRLAREHGSHPLPPPPPQPPGRQPGPGAASALPGLLPPNAVPGAPASAALGAFSDVLVRCEVSRVLLLLLLQPPPARLLPEHVQTLEKYSWEAFDSHGQEGSGQLPEELFLLFQSLVMATHEKDTEAIKSLQVEMWPLLSAEQNHLLHLVLQETISPSGQGI